Part of the Oncorhynchus tshawytscha isolate Ot180627B linkage group LG07, Otsh_v2.0, whole genome shotgun sequence genome, TCTTTGTTTTGGCTAAATATGTACTGTTAATTGTGGGAAATCAATATTTTGTAATAAAAATCAAGGAGCCCACCAACACTGGTCGTGATCCCTCTTACGTGTGTTGGTGTTTCCTCTGTTTTGACTGGTAAGACATTTGGATTATACTCTTATATACCGTGCCATCTATAAGAATACAGTAATGGCTGGAGTAAGAATGACTACAGATTTACTACTAAAAGGCTGGgcttacacaggcagcccaattctgggGTGCGCCcagtacagagaggaagaggcaaagcgagagggataactgggcccaaaatctgtcttctctaGCAATGAGTGTCGAATTTCATTAACACAATGTAATGGCTTATTTGATCTAATAATAGTTTCGAAATGCTTAGGTCCTCGTTTGTTACGAGTGTACTGTTATAAGTAGAACACGTGACATCCCAGCGATTTTTAGAAAAAACTATCGGCTGTGCCTGTTATTcacatgcttatttattttacctttaactaggcaagtccattaagaacaaattcttatttacaatgactgcctaggaacagtgggttaactgccttgttcaaggggcagaacgacagatttgtaccttgtcagctcagggattcaatcttgcaaccttttggttactagtccaatgctataatcactaggctacgctgccaccccatctgtcctctcattggctagaattgtcccccacctgatcttgcctcctcccGAATACCTTCTACTTTTgaagacatttattttcattgttagagTGGCCACTTGAGTATCTTGACAATATAACTGATAATCTGTGGTTTAATTAAACAAACAGTACTGTAATGAATGGCTGTTGAAGAACGGTGTGTACTGTTTGGGGAAAACGTGTCATTCAGTACAAACCGTCACACAACGTAGCAACCTTTGAAATAACAATGCACCCCAGAATTAGGCAGCCTGTGTAAACACATCCAAAGAGTCTCTCCTACTTATCTTTTATTCAAAATTCTAGTTTGCAATGCAGCTTGTATTACATAGTGGGAATAACAATATACAAATAAGAACATGATTAAAAGCAGAAACCTCTTAACTGTGAACCTCTTCCCCATCGAGTGACGTTTAAAAGCCTAACTAATGAAGGTATGGGTTGCCTGACGACACCCTGAACCTAATTCTGCTGCTCTGTTCATCACTACATACAttggcttcagaaagtattgataCCACTTGACCAcattgtattacagcctgaattcaacaatttaaaaaaaatcacaccCATCTACCCAAAATGACAAAAGTGAtaacatgtttttaaaaatgtattgaaaattaaatctctaatttacataattcacacccctgaggcaatactttgtagaagcacctttggcagcgattccaTCTTTTAGTcatgtatgtctgtatcagcgtgGCACATCTGGGTTTTCTCCCagtcttccttgcagattttctcaaccTCTGTTAAGTGAGATGGGGAGTGGTGGTGTATTTcaacagattttcaatgggattcaagtctgggccactcaaggactttcacagtcttgttctgaagccattccagcattgctttggctgtatgcttggggtcattgtcctgttggaccccagtctaaggttgtttacactctgaagcaggttctcatcaaggatctgCCTGTATctctccattcattgttcccgccatccttaccagtctcccagtccatgccactgaaaagcatccaCATAGCAGGATGCTGCCATTATCATGCTTCACAAAAGGGATGGTATTAGACGAGTGATGAgttgtgcctggttttctccagacatagcgctttgcattcaggccaaagagtaaaaGTGATCTTATCATACCACAGAATCTTTTGCCTTATTCTTTCAGTCGTTCATACTTTTCTGCAACTCCAGgggtgctgtcatgtgcctttttctcaaggagtggcttctgtctggtcactctcCCGTAAATCTCAGATTGGTGGTGCTGTACAGACTGTCGTCCTTCTGACATGTTTTTCACATCAGTCAAGGAACTCTAGTTCTTTCAGAATGGTcattggattcttggtcacctccctgaccaaggtcctttttacccggttgctcagtttagtcggacggccagctctaggcagtctgggtagttccgcattttttcaatttcccaatgagggagaccactgtgctcttggaaactttcaacactctagaaatggtTTTATACGATACCCTTTCCTGGATATATGCATCATCACAATTCTCTCTGAGATCtatggacagttccttggacttcagggtacagtttctgctctgacatgcactgacaactgtgggacctttcgaaagaaacacacctgtctatataaagccacaggtggactctaatgaagttgtagtgacatctcaaggatgatcgaaGGAAATTGGATCCACATGAACTCAATTTGGATGGTCATATGAAAGGGGTGTcaattctgtatttcattttctatacatttgctaacatttcaaaaaacatgttttcacactcattatggggtaatgtgtgtagatgggtgaggaaaaaaatctatttagaattcaggctgtaacacaacagactgtggcataagtcaaggggtatgaatactttctgaaggcactgccaTCCTAGAAGTCGTTTGTGCGACTTCAAAATGAGGAGCATTGATGAATTTGTTTTGTACAGCGATTAGATAGTCTAACAAATCTTATCCATGCAAAGTATCAAAAGTGATAACATCATCATGGAGGCTGGCGCTGGGCCAACCCATTgatttctgggaccaatcagaacggtCATAATGGTGTTTGTATTCTAGAAATCTAAGGCAAATGCAGACTCATAGTGGAGAAGAAACGTCAGTTGGCTGGATCGATGTAAATGGGTAGCCAGGCAAGTTATTGGGTTTTGTCTGTAGCGTTCAGTGGTGCATTTGATCTGTAGATGCCCGCCCTGCCCTAACTCTGGGTCGCTGATACCTCACAGGTGGCAGCCAGCTGAAGAAATTGTTTGACCTCTGCAGCTTAAGAGCACATTTCAGGCAAACGTATACACTCGCTGAAGGTTGTAGTTGGGAACCTTTCATAGGCATTATTTTAAAGTAGCGTGTGGCCCACCTGATAATCAAAATATCAACATTAAAGCTGCAGTATGTAACTTCTTaggcgacccgaccaaattcacataaatgtgtgttatagatctgtaatTCTCATCTTTAATACAATATAGCTGGCTGCAAACCACTTATGGGGAAGGCCCATCATTTAACGATGACTGCTATTGATAGTATACTATGCCTTTTTGAAACAAAAtattaaaacacatttaaaataattgTAAAAAATATACTGCTATGAAAACTGTAATACTCAGACTTGTTGCGTATCAGCAACAGTCTGTCTTTTTTACAGTCTGTGGTGGCAATTCCAGGCCACCTGGAGGCAAAAAAACAACTGGTTAGAAATCACATTAGGTGGGTTCCTGCAATGCCAAACACCACTTCTGCATTATAGATCGAGGAAATCTGAGACACCAGAGTAGTGCCTCTTCTCGTGCCGTTTTCTGTCGCCATCTTGGGAGAAGCGTTGCCCACAGACAGAGCATTGGtatggtttctctccagtgtgaacTAGACTGTGTCTCTTCAGTGACTCTTTTCGAAAGAATCTTTTTCCACAGTCTCCGCATTGATGATTTCTCTCTCCAGTATGAACCCTCCTCACGTGTCTCACCATGCCATCTATGCGAGTAAATGTCTTTCCACATTCCAAACAAGGATAGGTTGCTCTTTCTCCAGAGGTATGTGTTAATATATGTGTTTTGTACGATTTTGTATatgcaaaactcttcccacactcagTGCAGTGAtatggtttctctccagtgtgtactcGCATGTGTATTTTAAAGTTGTGAATCTCCTTCCCACATATTGTGCAGAGaaatttctctctttttctcaaatGTGTTCTCCTGTGTCTTTCAAAAAGTCCCTTGTACAAGAACTGCTTGTTACAGTCAGGACAGTGGAGGATCTCTCTGTGTACTAAAAAGTGTGCTTTCCAGTCAACCAGGTCTGAAAACCTTTCCTCACACTTTGAACAGGTATAACTTTTCTTGTGTGTTAGCTGATGTTTTTCAAGCTGTTCCAATCGGACAAAGCTTTTCACACAGTCAGAGCAGTGGAAATTACGTTCCTCCTTCATGTGTGTTTTTTGGTGTGACTTAACATGATCTAATCGCGCAAAACTTTTGTCACAGTCAGGGCAGtcgtaaggcttctctcctgtatgtgtTCGCTGATGTCTTATAAGACGATTCTCTAGTCTGAAGCTCTTACCACAGTCGGAGCAGATGTATGGCTTCTCTACAGTACTGAAACTCTCGGTCCAGTTATCAGAAGTACCTTCAGGATCCTCTTCATTCTCCTGCGTTGTTTGGGGTTGTTGCAAATTTTCTGAGTGTTGATTCTTTCGAACTGAACTTTTGTAAGGGGAGTCTTTGCCTGGCTGTGACTGGACCATTCTTTTCCCTGGTGCACTAGCTCGCATTTTACTCTTCTGCCTGCCTCTGCTGGCTGTTCCCTGCTGTGTGTGCACACAGTCTACATTCATTTCAGTTTGATGATTCAGTGTGACATTATGTTCCTCTTTAATATGTATTTTTTGGTGTAATTTAAGATTATCTAATCGAGCAAAACTTTTCTCACAATCAGGGCAGTGGTGAGGCTTCACTCCTGTATGTATTTCTTGGTGTAATTTAAGTTTATCTAATCTAGCGAAAGTTCTGTCACAAACAGGGCAGTGGTGAGGTTTCTCTCCCGTATGTGTTCGCTGGTGTCTTATAAGATCCCTCACTTTTCTAAAGTTCTTACCGCAGTCAAAGCAGTAGTGTGGCTTCTCTCCTCCAGGACTGAAACCCTCAATCCAATCATCAGAATCATCAGTCTCTAGGggctcctcttccttctcctgtaCTGTTTTGCTATGTGTTGGTGTTCTCTTTCCTGGAGCTCTAGCTCGTACTTTACTCTGCTGCCTTTTACTCTCTCTTACTTTGCTGAATGTTCTCTGCTGTGTGAGCACCCAGTCTACATTGGATGCACTGCTGGTAGCTTTGAAGGTATTCTCCAGCTGGTGTTTTTCAAGCTTCTCCAATAGGACAAAACTTTTCACACAGTCAGAAGAGTGACAAATATGTTTGTCTTTTGCATGTTTTTTTTGGTGTGACTTAAGCTTATCTAAACGAGCAAAACCTCTGTTGCAATCAGGGCAGTGGTGAGGCTTCTCTCCAGTATGTGTTTGTTGGTGTAATTTAAGCTTATCTAATCGAGCAAAACTTCTGTCACAATCAGGGCAGTGGTGAGGCTTCTCTCCAGTATGTGTTCGTCGGTGTCTTATAAGATCCCTCACTTTTTGAAAGCTCCTACTGCAGTAGGCGCAGTAGTGAGGCTTTTCTCCTCCAGGACTGAAGCCATCAGTGTCATCAGTATCTAGGggctcctcttccttctcctgtgTTGTTTGGGGTTGTTGTAGCCTTTCTGAGTTTTGATTCTTCTTTTCTGATTGGCACTGGACATTGGCTGGGCATTGATGCTTTCGATATGAAGGCACACAGCCTTCATTTTCTCTTCTGCTGGCAGCTTTGAAGTTATTCTCCGGCAGGTCCAGTTGCTTTTCCACAAGTTCATTTTGACGAATGCGTGTGACAGCTTTATCCAGTGTGAGTTCTGGGTCCATTTGTAATTGCTTGGACAGTCTTCTGTCAAGTAAGCCTGCGACTAGTCTGTCTCTTATCATCTCACTGAGCAGAGCTCCATAACCGCAATGTTCTGACAAACAATGAAGTGCAGTGATAAAATCATCAGCTGTCTCTCCTGCTTCTTGTTGTCTTTGGTTGAATTTTGTTCGTTCTAATATTACATTCCTCCTAACTACCAAATGTCCATCTTGCTGCTCATTATTAGAACTGTGGAAGTGTTCCCGCTCGATCAGGTTGTCATCTTGCAGGTCTTCTGAGGTGTCCATCTCCTCTGCCTGGAAATACATTTAAAAGTGCATAATTACTAATAGGCCTATCATCTCTGTTCTCTAAAACATTCATTTTGTAATAGATAGTCTACTTTTCGATACAGTTAAAGTCCAAATTTGAATAGAGAGCATTCAATAATTAGCTAAACAAATAACTTGGGTCTATACATTTTTACAGTAGTAGCTAGTTCTAATAATTTGAAATACCTAGCAGTATCAAGATGATAATGTATTGTTTTTCATTAGGTCTAGAGATCCTCATAGCATAGCCTACCCAGTGGGCATATGACAtgataaaataacatttttttctgGTTGAAATCTGGTCAGGACGTATTTTTTATGACATCTATTCGACGT contains:
- the LOC112253705 gene encoding zinc finger protein 585A isoform X2 — its product is MAELEKEGLTQTMQENQDEDEPHYTDDAKTSKMQDDASFEEKLIEEVRRYNNLYNASMKDYKDFTITSNSWKEIAQTLRVEEQICRTKWKKLRDRYVRLRRKMKGKSGDAASGIQPQILTTLSWLSGFIKHKETKSDYPQEEMDTSEDLQDDNLIEREHFHSSNNEQQDGHLVVRRNVILERTKFNQRQQEAGETADDFITALHCLSEHCGYGALLSEMIRDRLVAGLLDRRLSKQLQMDPELTLDKAVTRIRQNELVEKQLDLPENNFKAASRRENEGCVPSYRKHQCPANVQCQSEKKNQNSERLQQPQTTQEKEEEPLDTDDTDGFSPGGEKPHYCAYCSRSFQKVRDLIRHRRTHTGEKPHHCPDCDRSFARLDKLKLHQQTHTGEKPHHCPDCNRGFARLDKLKSHQKKHAKDKHICHSSDCVKSFVLLEKLEKHQLENTFKATSSASNVDWVLTQQRTFSKVRESKRQQSKVRARAPGKRTPTHSKTVQEKEEEPLETDDSDDWIEGFSPGGEKPHYCFDCGKNFRKVRDLIRHQRTHTGEKPHHCPVCDRTFARLDKLKLHQEIHTGVKPHHCPDCEKSFARLDNLKLHQKIHIKEEHNVTLNHQTEMNVDCVHTQQGTASRGRQKSKMRASAPGKRMVQSQPGKDSPYKSSVRKNQHSENLQQPQTTQENEEDPEGTSDNWTESFSTVEKPYICSDCGKSFRLENRLIRHQRTHTGEKPYDCPDCDKSFARLDHVKSHQKTHMKEERNFHCSDCVKSFVRLEQLEKHQLTHKKSYTCSKCEERFSDLVDWKAHFLVHREILHCPDCNKQFLYKGLFERHRRTHLRKREKFLCTICGKEIHNFKIHMRVHTGEKPYHCTECGKSFAYTKSYKTHILTHTSGERATYPCLECGKTFTRIDGMVRHVRRVHTGERNHQCGDCGKRFFRKESLKRHSLVHTGEKPYQCSVCGQRFSQDGDRKRHEKRHYSGVSDFLDL
- the LOC112253705 gene encoding zinc finger protein 585A isoform X1, which produces MAELEKEGLTQTMQENQDEDEPHYTDDAKTSKMQDDASFEEKLIEEVRRYNNLYNASMKDYKDFTITSNSWKEIAQTLRVEEQICRTKWKKLRDRYVRLRRKMKGKSGDAASGIQPQILTTLSWLSGFIKHKETKSDYPQAEEMDTSEDLQDDNLIEREHFHSSNNEQQDGHLVVRRNVILERTKFNQRQQEAGETADDFITALHCLSEHCGYGALLSEMIRDRLVAGLLDRRLSKQLQMDPELTLDKAVTRIRQNELVEKQLDLPENNFKAASRRENEGCVPSYRKHQCPANVQCQSEKKNQNSERLQQPQTTQEKEEEPLDTDDTDGFSPGGEKPHYCAYCSRSFQKVRDLIRHRRTHTGEKPHHCPDCDRSFARLDKLKLHQQTHTGEKPHHCPDCNRGFARLDKLKSHQKKHAKDKHICHSSDCVKSFVLLEKLEKHQLENTFKATSSASNVDWVLTQQRTFSKVRESKRQQSKVRARAPGKRTPTHSKTVQEKEEEPLETDDSDDWIEGFSPGGEKPHYCFDCGKNFRKVRDLIRHQRTHTGEKPHHCPVCDRTFARLDKLKLHQEIHTGVKPHHCPDCEKSFARLDNLKLHQKIHIKEEHNVTLNHQTEMNVDCVHTQQGTASRGRQKSKMRASAPGKRMVQSQPGKDSPYKSSVRKNQHSENLQQPQTTQENEEDPEGTSDNWTESFSTVEKPYICSDCGKSFRLENRLIRHQRTHTGEKPYDCPDCDKSFARLDHVKSHQKTHMKEERNFHCSDCVKSFVRLEQLEKHQLTHKKSYTCSKCEERFSDLVDWKAHFLVHREILHCPDCNKQFLYKGLFERHRRTHLRKREKFLCTICGKEIHNFKIHMRVHTGEKPYHCTECGKSFAYTKSYKTHILTHTSGERATYPCLECGKTFTRIDGMVRHVRRVHTGERNHQCGDCGKRFFRKESLKRHSLVHTGEKPYQCSVCGQRFSQDGDRKRHEKRHYSGVSDFLDL